A segment of the bacterium genome:
CCTAACGACCCGGACGCCATCACGGTCTGCGCCGCCTGGACGCGCGATGGGTCCGAAGCCGACGCAACACCGGCAAGAGGGCCTCAGTCGGGCCGTCGGCATAGATACTGGCCCGTGTGGAACCAGCTCTACCGCGCCGGTGAGTACGCGGTTGGCGGCGTGGCCGAGCTTCACGGGAGTGCCGGTTCCAAAAGGCGCCTCGATCTATGTCTCACATTTACATCACTAGCAAGTAGTCGGTTTGGCTCAGCGAGAGTTGGATCACCCGTGGGCCACATTCATTCCGGCCTATTCGAAGGCAATGGAAACGGCATCTCGTGGCACCAGCTGGTGGGGTGGGACAGATGGCCCTTCTCGCAGAACCATTTCGATTCCACTCACGTCATCGTGCTGGCCGAGTTCGACGAGGCGAACTGTTCGTCGGGTGGTGCCCGGAGGACAGCCCCTGGAGGGCTGGGTGAGCGAATCGGGACGCGCCGAGCCGCTAGTCGCCGGCGGTGGCACGAGGAGATGAATCAATGAACCGCAGGCCCGCGGCGGCAGTGTTGGCCTTGCTGGCGGCGACCCAGCTGATCGGGGTCATGGATTTCTCGATCGTGATCGTTGCTATCCCGTCCATCGCACATGAGTTCCGGCTCACAGCGGACCAGGTGCAGTGGGTCAGGAGCGCCTATGCACTGATGGAGGCTGGCTTCTTGTTGCTGGGAGGTCGCGTTTGCGATGCGTTCGACACCAAACGGGTCTACATGGGCGCACTGGCGGTCTTCGGCATCGCTTCGATGGCCGGTGGGTTGGCCCCCAACGCAACACTCGTCTTCGTTGCGCGCGCAGTGCAAGGACTCGCCGGCGCAATCCTGGCGCCGGGGTCGCTTGTCCTCGTGACCAGGGAATTCGAACCGGGCGATGCGCGGAACCGGGCGCTTGGTGTGTTCGGGAGCGTCGCAATGCTTGGATTGCTACTTGGCGCGATCTTCGGCGGCGTTATCACGGGTTTTCTCGGCTGGCGCTGGGTCTTCTTCGTCAACGTGCCGGTCATCGCCGTGATGCTGGCCGGATCGGCCGTACTGCTCCAGCAGCGGGATAGGGGTCAGGTCCGGCCGCGACTTGACATCCGAGGCGCGGTCGTGGGTACCGCGGCAATTCTGGCGCTGATCGTTGGTATTTCGACCAGCTCGGGTGGCGCCCTGCGCCTCGTCGCTTTCACAGGCCTGGCGGCAGCTCTCCTCGCCGGATTTGTCTGGATCGAACACGTCGTCCCTGACCCGCTCGTCCCCTTCACCGTTTTCCGATCGAGACAATTCACCGGCGCCATTGTCGTGTCTGGTCTCCTACAGGTCGCCGCCGGCATCGTGCCGTTCACCGTCACGCTCGTGCTTCAGGGACCACTGGGCCTCCAGCCGCAGGCCGCGGGCCTCGCGTTGGTTCCGGCTGGCCTGAGCGGCATCGCAGGTGGCTTGCTTGTGGGACTCGCCATTCGACGCATCGGCCTGCGAAGGACTGTCGTCGTCTCGCTTGCACTGCTGGCCGGAAGCACGGCGCCGCTCGTCGGACCAGGGTTACACGGCTCGGCAGCCTGGCTCGCGCTCGGTTTTGCTGTCGGCGCGCTTGGATTCATCGGCTGCTCGGTGGCCACCACGATCGCCGCGACTTCATCGGTCGCCCAGAAACGAATGGGCCTGGCGGGCGGGCTGCTGAACACCTTTGGAGCTCTTGGGGGTGCGATCGGAGCCGTGGTGGCGGGAGTTCTGGATGCTCCCGGCACGGTCACGGCCTACGCGACGTCCTTTGTTGTGGCGCCGTTCCTATTCGTTCTGGCGGGTGTCGTCTTGCTCGTTGCTTACAGACCGACCACACGCGAGATCGAAAAGCCGTCCGCACCGGTGGGCGAAGCTGTTTAGCC
Coding sequences within it:
- a CDS encoding MFS transporter — translated: MNRRPAAAVLALLAATQLIGVMDFSIVIVAIPSIAHEFRLTADQVQWVRSAYALMEAGFLLLGGRVCDAFDTKRVYMGALAVFGIASMAGGLAPNATLVFVARAVQGLAGAILAPGSLVLVTREFEPGDARNRALGVFGSVAMLGLLLGAIFGGVITGFLGWRWVFFVNVPVIAVMLAGSAVLLQQRDRGQVRPRLDIRGAVVGTAAILALIVGISTSSGGALRLVAFTGLAAALLAGFVWIEHVVPDPLVPFTVFRSRQFTGAIVVSGLLQVAAGIVPFTVTLVLQGPLGLQPQAAGLALVPAGLSGIAGGLLVGLAIRRIGLRRTVVVSLALLAGSTAPLVGPGLHGSAAWLALGFAVGALGFIGCSVATTIAATSSVAQKRMGLAGGLLNTFGALGGAIGAVVAGVLDAPGTVTAYATSFVVAPFLFVLAGVVLLVAYRPTTREIEKPSAPVGEAV